From Anopheles funestus chromosome 3RL, idAnoFuneDA-416_04, whole genome shotgun sequence, a single genomic window includes:
- the LOC125769543 gene encoding LOW QUALITY PROTEIN: murinoglobulin-1-like (The sequence of the model RefSeq protein was modified relative to this genomic sequence to represent the inferred CDS: substituted 1 base at 1 genomic stop codon), translating to MWPCVRSLMVIIFVGAAHGILVMAPKAIRANKDYTVVISNFNTDLNMVDLMLRIEGHTEDGQNVLNITKSVDVQKQTNRVINFNMPKDLSTGYYRITADGQRGFSFHKEAALIYLSKTVSGLIQIDKPVFKPGDKVQFRVIVLDAELKPPSRVKTVQVTIHDSQNNVVRKWSSARLYTGVFENNLQIAPTPMLGIWNISVLVDGEVLVSKTFEVKEYVLSSFDVEVVPTVIPLVEHQGLNLTIAANYHFGKPVKGHVKVELYLEDNKRDQVKEFEMSGIGLVNLHFNDELVLNNDQQDVLVKTNFVEQFTNRTVVKESQITVYKYPYRVELIKESPQFRPGFPFKCTLQFRYHDRTPAKGVTGKVKVMEVGYETTATSDDEGLIKLQLNPSDNIEKMYIEFSNKYGFLLNERVDKMKVVFLKLELKSPVVLHNMLRFVVTCSDGVKFFAYYVVSKGNIVDSGFIRMNQQNKYLLELDATEKMIPKATIFVATLAKQREICDFVDIDFKELQNNFELSIDMRNVKPGQQIELRMSGRTGAYVGLAAYDKSLLYYNANHDISWEDAMQLYDRFHTIEANVFNDVYNRYMFRRTLDDIKLQEIPSKSARAALQIYNTIHQPNQYRTNFAESWLWKNVTIGGSGTNKMIEAAPDTITSWYLTGFSIDPEYGLGIIKKPIEFTTIQPFYIVENLPYSIKRGEVVELHFTLFNNLEREYIAEVTLHNVFQQMEFIGRPTEDLSYTKSVSVPSKVGVPISFLVKARSLGEMAVRVNTTIKAGQESDALEKVIRVTPESLLQHKIDSRFFCFDTHANHTFLINTDFEWPKADEGSKKIELRLNSNLLQKFTTKNLNDLLAAPDDDVGIIIKLAQYNAALDYLHAIGPKEYNEHFFIFIATGLLRIEYKNHMRNRQTDGSFGVRQSNGGSVFLTAFVAKSIYASKYIREVDVAMVEKAYDWLASKQDSSGRFDEVSDVINKDVKGGLSDGITLTSYVLTALLENEKAKEKHAAVIQKAMSYLSSNLEDIQHPYDLSIATYALMLYGHEKKTVTLEKLIALSTRRNIGNDMERYWNSTNSIETTAYALLSFVLAEKYEDSIPVMRWLVNQRYATGSFPRTQDNLVGLKALTKLAEKISPSRNNYTIHLKFSNETQYLHVNSEDNEIVYFKDIPGDTKWIETNVEGIGAGMLEVIYHYSLNLVNFVQRFKLDVETQNTASDYELRLKVCANIIWRTFDDRSNMALIEVTFPSGYVVDQNPISEQTSINPIRHTEIRYGGTSVVVYYNNMGIERNCFTATAYRRFKVALKRPAYVIVYDYYDPNLNAIKLYEVDXQEVCEICDESDCPKECKKRVS from the exons ATGTGGCCGTGCGTAAGGTCATTAATGGTGATAATCTTCGTAGGTGCTGCTCATGG AATACTGGTCATGGCTCCTAAAGCCATTCGGGCCAACAAGGACTATACGGTTGTGATCAGTAATTTTAACACCGATCTCAACATGGTGGACCTGATGTTACGAATCGAAGGACACACGGAGGATGGTCAAAATGTTCTTAACATAACGAAGTCGGTTGACGTtcagaaacaaacgaacagaGTGATCAACTTCAAT ATGCCTAAAGACTTATCAACTGGATATTACAGAATTACCGCTGACGGACAACGTGGCTTTAGCTTTCACAAGGAAGCCGCTTTGATATACCTCAGCAAAACCGTATCAGGGTTAATACAGATCGATAAACCTGTGTTCAAACCAGGCGATAAGGTTCAATTTCGGGTGATAGTGCTGGACGCTGAGTTGAAACCTCCTTCGCGTGTAAAAACAGTTCAAGTGACGATCCATGATTCTCAAAACAATGTGGTTCGGAAGTGGTCCTCGGCAAGATTGTACACCGGAGTGTTTGAGAATAACCTTCAAATCGCGCCAACTCCAATGCTCGGTATATGGAACATCTCGGTATTGGTCGACGGAGAAGTACTCGTGTCCAAGACATTCGAGGTGAAGGAGTATGTATTGTCCTCGTTTGACGTAGAGGTGGTACCAACCGTTATTCCTCTGGTGGAGCACCAAGGACTGAATCTGACGATAGCAGCCAACTATCATTTCGGAAAACCAGTGAAAGGGCATGTCAAGGTGGAGCTGTACTTGGAGGACAATAAGCGAGATCAGGTGAAAGAGTTTGAAATGTCCGGGATAGGATTGGTGAATCTCCATTTCAATGATGAACTGGTACTGAACAACGATCAACAAGATGTACTTGTAAAGACGAACTTCGTGGAGCAGTTTACAA ATCGGACTGTGGTGAAAGAATCGCAAATCACTGTGTACAAATATCCGTACCGCGTGGAACTGATCAAGGAAAGTCCACAATTCCGTCCAGGTTTTCCCTTTAAGTGTACGCTTCAGTTCCGATATCACGATAGAACACCTGCTAAAGGTGTCACCGGTAAGGTAAAAGTGATGGAGGTCGGATACGAAACAACCGCCACTAGTGATGATGAAGGTTTGATCAAACTGCAGCTGAATCCGAGCGACAATATAGAAAAGATGTATATTGAA ttttccaACAAATATGGATTCCTCCTTAACGAGCGAGTGGACAAAATGAAGGTTGTGTTCCTCAAACTGGAATTAAAATCTCC TGTTGTGTTGCATAATATGTTGCGATTTGTGGTTACATGTAGCGATGGTGTTAAATTCTTCGCGTACTACGTTGTGTCGAAGGGCAATATCGTTGATTCCGGTTTTATTAGAATGAACCAGCAGAACAAATATCTCTTAGAATTGGACGCCACCGAGAAAATGATACCAAAGGCAACAATTTTCGTAGCTACTTTAGCGAAACAAAGAGAAATTTGCGACTTTGTGGACATCGATTTCAAAGAGCTACAAAACAAT TTTGAATTGAGCATAGATATGCGGAATGTTAAGCCGGGACAGCAAATCGAACTCCGAATGTCTGGACGAACGGGGGCGTACGTGGGATTGGCTGCATATGACAAAAGTTTGCTGTACTACAACGCGAACCATGATATATCCTGGGAGGACGCCATGCAATTGTATGATCGATTTCATACAATCGAGGCGAATGTATTCAACGATGTTTAC AATAGATACATGTTCAGAAGGACGTTGGATGACATCAAGCTCCAGGAAATCCCATCTAAGTCGGCACGTGCTGCGCTGCAGATCTACAATACGATCCACCAGCCGAATCAATACCGGACAAACTTTGCAGAATCGTGGTTATGGAAGAATGTGACCATTGGAGGGTCTGGAACGAACAAGATGATCGAGGCAGCGCCGGATACAATCACATCTTGGTACTTGACGGGATTCTCGATTGATCCGGAGTATGGTTTGGGCATCATCAAAAAGCCCATTGAGTTCACAACGATCCAACCATTCTACATCGTCGAGAATCTTCCGTATTCGATCAAACGAGGTGAAGTCGTCGAGTTGCATTTTACACTGTTTAACAATCTTGAAAGAGAGTACATCGCTGAAGTGACCCTGCATAATGTATTCCAACAGATGGAATTTATTGGACGACCTACGGAAG ATCTCAGCTACACCAAATCCGTGAGCGTTCCTTCGAAGGTTGGCGTACCGATCTCGTTTCTGGTGAAGGCACGATCGCTCGGAGAGATGGCGGTACGCGTGAATACAACGATCAAGGCCGGACAAGAATCGGACGCACTGGAAAAAGTGATCCGAGTTACGCCAGAAAGTTTGCTACAACACAAAATTGATTCGCGGTTCTTCTGCTTCGATACGCACGCCAATCATACCTTCCTCATTAATACAGATTTCGAATGGCCGAAGGCAGACGAAGGTTCGAAAAAGATTGAGTTGCGACTGAATT CCAATCTGCTTCAAAAATTTACTACAAAAAACTTGAATGATTTGCTTGCTGCCCCGGATGATGATGTGGGAATCATTATTAAACTTGCACAGTACAACGCTGCGCTCGACTACTTGCATGCTATTGGTCCAAAGGAATATAACGaacattttttcatctttataGCTACAGGTTTGTTGCGCATAGAGTATAAAAACCATATGCGTAATCGTCAGACAGATGGTTCATTTGGTGTGCGGCAAAGTAATGGTGGTAGCGTGTTTCTTACTGCTTTCGTCGCAAAATCGATATATGCGTCGAAATACATCAGAGAGGTTGATGTGGCTATGGTCGAGAAGGCTTATGATTGGCTTGCTTCGAAGCAAGACAGCTCGGGAAGATTCGATGAGGTCAGTGACGTGATCAACAAAGATGTGAAAGGTGGTCTGAGTGACGGCATTACATTGACCTCGTACGTGCTGACAGCGCTTCTAGAGAACGAGAAAGCTAAAGAAAAGCACGCGGCAGTGATCCAAAAGGCAATGAGTTATCTAAGTTCGAACTTGGAAGACATCCAACATCCTTACGATCTGTCCATTGCGACCTACGCGTTGATGTTGTACGGACATGAAAAGAAGACTGTAACGTTAGAAAAGCTCATCGCTCTTTCTACTCGCAGAAATATCGGTAACGATATGGAACGGTACTGGAACTCGACCAACAGTATAGAGACGACCGCTTACGCGTTGTTGTCATTTGTATTAGCGGAGAAGTATGAGGACAGCATTCCAGTGATGCGATGGCTAGTGAATCAACGCTATGCTACCGGAAGCTTCCCACGCACTCAGGACAACTTAGTAGGACTAAAGGCACTGACAAAGTTGGCGGAAAAAATCTCTCCCTCACGAAACAACTACACCATACACTTGAAATTCAGCAACGAAACCCAATATCTCCACGTAAACTCCGAAGATAACGAAATTGTCTACTTTAAAGATATACCGGGGGACACAAAGTGGATAGAGACCAATGTTGAAGGTATCGGGGCCGGAATGTTGGAGGTGATCTATCACTACAGTTTAAATCTCGTCAACTTCGTGCAGCGATTCAAGCTGGATGTAGAGACACAAAACACGGCCTCCGACTACGAGCTGCGACTGAAGGTGTGTGCTAACATCATATGGAGAACATTCGATGATCGTTCCAACATGGCGCTGATCGAGGTGACCTTCCCTAGCGGATACGTTGTCGATCAGAATCCCATCAGCGAGCAGACTTCTATCAATCCAATACGG CACACCGAAATTAGGTACGGTGGAACATCCGTTGTTGTGTATTACAACAACATGGGCATCGAACGGAACTGCTTCACCGCGACGGCTTACAGACGGTTCAAGGTCGCTCTGAAGCGTCCAGCATATGTGATCGTGTACGATTACTACGATCCCA attTGAATGCCATTAAATTATACGAAGTGGATTAACAGGAAGTTTGCGAAATATGCGACGAATCCGATTGTCCGAAGGAATGCAAGAAAAGAGTATCTTAA